Within Macaca nemestrina isolate mMacNem1 chromosome 12, mMacNem.hap1, whole genome shotgun sequence, the genomic segment TGTGAGAATATCAGAGACTTCATATATCGTAATTGGGAGTGATGCTGTAGCTCGTCTGTCAGGCACAGTAGATTAATTAGTTGCATTAACAGCCTCAGTTAAAGCCTCTTGTAATCGTGCTCTTTTTCTATAAATGTATAGTACTTCTGTATTTTGCCTCTGGTCTCAGTCATGTGACTTGTTTTAGCTAATGTTTTGGTAACAGACTTGACACAAATGTAGGCTTGAGAAAGGTGTAGTGTATTTCAACTTCCTGTTTTGCTCTTCTGCCTTTGCCCTGACCACAGATTCATGCTAACCTGTTGGCAGATGAGAAGTCATGTGGTGCTAAACCAGTTTTCACAGGTGGGGACATCTTAGATGAGCTCGTTTCCAGGCAACGCTGAGGATGAACTCATGAGTGGATGCAGACAAGATTAGTCAAGCATGGCCCAGAGCAGAAACTGTCCTATGACACACGGTAAATAATACAATGCGTTTGTTTAAGCCACtctgttttggatttttaaattcatcatttttgtttcactagaaaacattttattatgtaattCCTGTTGTGAAAGGACACAGAAGATATGGGAGCTCCTAAACAGTCACAAACTGCAATGCGAgcgtccctgctacttgggatgGGAGCTTTCTCAGGGATTCTTATATATGCAGTTTCCTGGGGCCATTTGCATCACTGTTTAGGGCTAAGGTCTTCATTATCTGTTCTGTTCACCTTTGAGCTATAGCTTTACTAGCCCTGTCTTCAATATTTCCCTAATCTTTATTTCCTGAGATGTTCCAACATTCATGTTAGCCCTTATTCTTATAATAAGCCCTTTCTCTATTTCTGTACAGAACCAACTGTGGCACAGGAGTGAAGGAGAAAACAGATATCTGAGGAAGAGAACACCAGGTCAAAAGACGGCCTATGCAAAGATGCTATGGAAAGCATACAACAGCTGTTGTAAGGGACAAGGAAGTGGGAACAGAGAAAGGCATAAAGTTTAAGGTGACAAGGTCTGAGATTTAGCATGAGGTCAGGTAATTCAGAGTTCTGTGGCTCCTTTCAAGTCCTTTGACTTTTGCTTTGAATAAAATGGGTTTCCAGAATAAaagcttgttttccttttttttcactttgacctaattttatttttaatttcttaaacttGTAATGTTTTTCAAATCAAAGCAAcatagtaatatttatttttttaagggttgACTTCTGTCCCTATCTGTACTTGTTCCACTTTCTTTcaatcattctttttcattttaagttatcttcccactatttttgtctttttttgttgttgttgagagagagagagggtcttgctatgtcttcccgaggctggagtgcactggtgccatcttggatcaccgcagcctccacctcctgggttctagtgattctcctgtctcagattcctaggtagctgagattacaggtgtgcaccaccacacccagctaattttgtatttttagtagagacggggtttcaccatgctggccaggctaatctctaactcctgaactcaagtgatccacccgcctcggtctcccaaagaagagattacaggcatgagtctgcAATTTTTAATCAAATATAAGAAGCTACACATATGCATtttatattcttccttttttcttgcaCAGTGTAATGTGTAGTATTAattcttttctgcatttttgtCTTGTCAATTATATTCTGATGATTACTCTATATCATACCTATAAATCTTTTCTGATACATGGAAGGGCTGTCTCTATTCATGGATATTTGGGTGCAAATCTGTTGCTAATTTAAATAATAGCCCAGTAAATTACCTTGTGCACATGTATTAGCTTGTATTAGTATTTGTGTCAGTATTCCTTTGAATATTTGAATTCCTTTCTTAGAAATATGATTGTTGGGTACCTGAAACTTTGCTAGATATTGCCAAATAATTCTCCacaggaatttttgttttgttttgttttttgtttttatttgtttgtttgttttttgagatggagtctcactcttttgcccaggctggagtgcagtggcacgatctcagctcactgcaacctctgtctcctgggttcacgccattctcctgcctcagcctcccaagtaactgggactacagacgcctgccaccatcaGCAGCAGATGAGGGTTCTTATTTACTTTCAGTCTAGTGAAAGTTTTGCATTTTGAAATCCTcataaatgaaaaatagtatctcttggtattttatttttaagttgaaaGTACTCTTAGCTTGATGCTATTCCTCCTTTCTTGTAcctataaaattgattttttaacacaccacttagaatggcgatcattaaaaagtcaggaaacaacaggtgctggagaggatgtggagaaataggaacacttttacactgttggtgggactgtaaactagttcaaccattatggaagacagtgtggtgattccacaaggatctagaactagaaataccgtttgacccagccatcccattactgggtgtatacccaaaggattataaatcatgctgctataaagacacatgcacatgtatgtttattgtggtactattcacaatagcaaagacttggaaccaacccaaatgtccatcagtgacagactggattaagaaaatgtggcacatatacaccatggaataccatgcagtcataaaaaaggatgagtttgtgtcctttgtagggacatggatgcagctggaaaccatcattctcggcaaactattgcaagaacagaaaaccaaacactgcatgttctcactcataggtgggaattgaacaatgagaacactgggacacagggaggggaacatcacacactggggcctgttgtggggtgtggggagaagggagggagagcattaggagatacacacaatgtaaatgacgagttaatgggtgcagcacaccaacatggcacatgtatacgtatgtaacaaatctgcacgttgtgcacgtgtacccaagaacataaagtataaaaataaataaataaataaaaatgaaaaaataaaatacaccagTAGGTGGAACTCTGATaacaactaaattaaaaaaaaatttaaaaaataaaaaaataaaaaacagttgaTTTTTTTGACATCAGGATTTCTACAACAAAATTATAACACTTTTCTGGCAGAACGAAAGTTCTAATAATTTTTGGTTAGATCAATCAGTGAGGGGAAAACTCATGGAAATCATTACATTTAACTCTCATTTTAAAGACAAGGAAACTGTCTCTCCGATAAGTCTCAGAAGATTTAGATAATGTAAGTAGGTTTTGGAAGCCAAACTGGGATTTCTTCAGAATATTGGCAGGGAAAATTCTGGAAGTTCTatgctttcaaaaatattaacaaaatgagtGTTAAACACATTGAAAGAGATTTTGTcagttcctttatttatttatttatttatttatttatgagacaagtcttgctctgtcgcccaggctggagtgcagtggcgcaatctcgctccctgcaagttctgcctcccaggttcacgccattctcctgcctcagcctcctcagcactgggactacaggcgcccgccaccacgcccggctaatttttttgtatttttagtagagacgcgatttctccatgttagccgggatggtgtcaatctcctgacctcctgatctacccgccttggcctcccaaagtgctgggattacaggctgagccaccgcgcacagccAAGTTCCTTTTCTTATATCAGTGGGAATTATATCTTCAGGCAAAGGGCTATCatgtaaaatttcctttttttgtggatTATTACTATGGGCTTAATATTCCATATAACACTTTTGAGGACATTTGCTTTGGGACTATGCAACACTGCTGACAGTGACACAGTTGAATCTGGCTGCATTTGAAATGGAGGTGGCTAGAAATTTGATAGTGGTGGTTGTGATTCAAGCATTCTCTGTTAAGGCCAGGGTTCACTCCAGACAGTGAAAATGACTGAACTGATACAGAGGTGTATTTTTCTATGACATTCCTGTAAACTGCCTCATTTCCAAATGTGTAAACATTGAATTCAAAACGAAAGAGCCAGATCTATTCTCCTGACTCAATGAAGAGTTGACTTCTTACAAACACATTGATATCTTTCAGACACTTGAGTGTAATTTAATGGCTGGTCATAAAGTAATTAACAAAATTCTAGATATTTTAAGAACTTTGACAAAATTGTGACAACGTTTTCTTAAAAGAGTTATTGAGTATTGTTTTAACTTACAAtaggtgaaaaataaaaactgagttAATCAGCACTTATAAAACAAAGTCCATTTTGTTTCACTAAACTTTATTGAAGGTGAATAGATGGTATTCattatttaacaatttatttaacaattttcttaaaaacagatACATCACTTATAagtatttcttataaataaaatatttttttaagttacagtGAATTTGGAATTGGCCCAACAAAAGAaaccatattaaaatatattgttcaattaaaacattaaattaaaattaaatgatgaagccttatttttaatttttaatttttttaaattacaacagCTTTAGGAGTAAAAGTGGATTTGGTTTCATCGATGAACTGTGTAGTGATGATGCCTGAAATTTTAGGTCACTCATGTAGTGTATGTTGTAttcaatatgtagttttttttatcactcaacccacccacccacccttttCTGAGTCTCTAATGTCCATTTTACACTACTCTGTATGTCTTTGTATACCCATAGCttagtttccacttataagtgaaaatatgcagtatttggtttttcatttttagagttTACTTATAATAATGATCTCAAGTTCCATTGCTGAAAagtatattattttgttatttttcgtGGCTGTGTAGTGTTCCGTGGTGTTTGTATACCACATCTTCTTTAGCCACTCATGGTTGATGGGCACCTAGAAtagttccatatctttgcaattgtaaattgtgctgcaataaacatatacatgcaGGTAGCCTTTTGATATAAGgacttttcctttgggtagatacccagcaatgagattgctggatcaaatggtagatctgcttttagttctttgagaaatctccatactgtttctcatagaggttgtgctaatttaagttcccaccagcagtgtatatgcattcccttttcaccacatcaaTGTCATCATCTATTGTTTTTTTGATagatggccattttaataatggCCAGTCTGGTtggggtaaggtggtatctcattgtggttttaatttgcatttccctgatgattagtgatgttgagcattttttaaatacatttgttgagcatttgtttgtcttctttagaaaaatgtctatgTAATTTCTCcacttttatttgtttggttatctttttttctttttgatttgagttccttttagattctgggtattagtcctttgATGGATGCatagttcacaaatattttcttccattctatgggttgtttgtttactctaaAGATTATTTCtgttgctatgcagaagctttttagtttaattaggtcccatttctttttgttttgtttgcatttgcttttggtggCTTAgacataaattctttgccaaggccaatatCCTGGAGAATTTCTCCCagaatttcttataaaatttttatagtttcatgttttacatttaactctttaatccatcttgagttgatttttgtatgtgatgagAAATAgggatccagcttcattcttctacatgtggctacacaattttcccagcaccatttattaacaagggtttatttttttatttgagctTTTATTTTGGCATAATTTTAGAATTACAGAAAAGATACTAACATTTTACAAAGAATTATTGTACACTGTTCACCCAGCTTCTCcagatgttaacattttaccacatttttttctgagcttTTTGATAAGTTGAAGACATGATGCTTCTTTACCTTTATACACTTAAGTTATATTtactaaaagcaaaaatattctcTTAAATGACCATGCTACTACTATAAAAATCAGcaaattaacaataataaatataccTCATCGATAGGATTTTTTTGACACTAAGgtacttttgtttcatttgttaaaGTTCAAGTTGctcttttagtattttttaattaggCTTTGCACCAGTCTTTTTAAATTAGGTGTTAATACCAGTGTCCCTGCCACGTCATCAGAACCAATAACTCTTTTTGGGTTCAACTAATAGgtcgtgtgtgtatgtgtgtgtgtgtgtgtgtatgtgtattttatagACAATGTTAATGACTCAAAGCTGCTTTAGTAATATAAAGTGGCATAAGTTTTACCAATTCAAGGTTTATAAATTAAAAGTGTTCAAGTCAGTCTTCACTGGAAAaaaagattgatttttaaatattccatgAAACAAAATTTAGCCTACTATTTGCAACTGAATAAATGTCATTTTCACTTCTCACAATATCAAGACAGAtttctttcatgatttaaaaataacatttctccACTTTGAATTGTGAAGAAGTAACCAAGAAtaggagataatatttgcaatCTACACATTTAACAAGAGAtcaataaacagaatatataacGAGCAtgaacaactcaataggaaaaaataaaatccacaaatCCAATTGAAACATTGGCAAAAGACCTGACTagacatatctcaaaagaagacatacaaatgactaagaggtatatgaaaaatggTTTAATATCactagtaatcaaagaaatgcaaatcaaaaccacaacaagatatcACCTTATCCcagttaaaaatggtttttatccaAACAACAGGCAATAATGGATGCTGGCCAGGAGATGATGAAAGGAGAACCTTCAAACACCGTTGGTGCGaatgtaaattaaattaatgCAGTCACTGTAAAGAAGAATCTCATggttcctcaagaaactaaaagtagaactactatataatccagcagtctcactgctggatatatatccaaaagaaaggaaatcagtatattgaagagatgtcTACACTTCCatgttattgcagcactattcacaacagccatgATGTTGAATCAACCTAAGcttccatcagtggatgaatgcatagtgaaaatgtggtacatatacacaacggATTATTATTCATCCATACAAttaatgaaatcttgtcatttgcaacaacatgaatgatattataagtgaaataaatcagacatAGAAAGACGAATATCacgtgtttttatatatatatataaactcctggagatagagtagaatgatggttaccagagcaGAGACCGGGAAGTGTATTGGGGATGGACGGGGAGGGGAGTTAACTTTTGTCTGTGCTCTGTACATAACTAATTATATATCTTGATGATGACTTTTTATGCACTCTTCATTTAAGAAGTGGAAAATTGGTATAAAATATTATGCAagcaaattaataattttaagatattttccatttgaaaaataaGGGGTGTAAATTCTTATAGTTACTTTTATACCTAACATTCTAAGAGAAATTCTCTAGAAAATTGTATTACACAGCAAAAATATATGCATAGATCACATATTAAGAAACAGGAATCTTGATAACTtatactggggaaaaaaaatcataccatGAAAGAAGTCCGTTTTTCCTTTCCTCAAGttactttcttaattttataaacaCAAAAGTCTGGGTTTTATTGATAATGACTTTCTTCAGAGCTTCTTTCACCTCCTTATTCCGGAGGCTATAGATTAAGGGATTCAACATGGGAATGACCACTGTGTAGAAGACAGAGGCCATCTTGTCTGTGTCCAGGGCATGGTTAGAGTTAGGCTGTAAGTACATAAAAATAAGGGTCCCATAGAATATGGTGACTGCCAGCATGTGGGAGCCACACGTCGAGAAAGACTTCTGTCTTCCCTCAGCTGAATGCATCCTCAGGATGGCAGAAATGATGAACATGTAGGAGACAAAGACAATCAGAAGGGAGGAAATGAACATGATACCAGCACAGGCAAAGATCCATAGCTGTTTGGAGCTAGTGTCTGAGCAAGTTAGCCTTAGGAGGGGCATGTCATCACAATAGAAATGGTTGACAATATTGGAGTGGCAATAGGAGAGATGGAAGGTTAGGATGGTGTGAAACAGTGCAACCAAGATGCTATAGCTATAGGGAGCAGCCACAAGCTGAATGCAGATTCTTGGGGACATCACCACCATATACATCAGAGGGTTACAAATGGCCACATATCGGTCATAGGCCATGGAAGCCAGTAGCAAGCACTCAGCCGTCATGAAGGCCAGGAAACAGCCTAACTGAGCAGCACATGCATTGAAcgaaataatattttgtttgtaCAAGAAATTCCCAAGCATTTTGGGTGTAATGACAGAAGAGTAACAGAAGTCAACAAAGGCTAGGTTGCTAAGAAAGAAGTACATTGGTGTGTTGAGTTTTTCATCTGTTCTAATGAGTAGCATCAAACCCAGATTGCCTACTACTGTGAAAAGGTAGATGGATAAGAATAGCACAAAGAGGGGCGTCTTCAACTCCTGACGATCTGTGAGGCCCACAAGAATAAACTCTGTCACCTGGGTGCAATTGATCTGAGTCATACCCCTTCAGGTTGTCTGGATAAAAAGAGGAGAGTTTAATCAAGCttaatatttgtgtaatttttttaatacCTTAATATccttaaaatcaattttattgttaACATGTAAGTGCTAATTTAGTATTAAAATTATTAGCTCACTTGGGGTCTGGGGATGGGATGGGATAAAAGGcaaaagaagatattttgtgGGAACACATATTTCTCTCTgcataaatttattatatttataaaggTACTTTACAtactatgtccatgtgtacatattatttagctcccacttataagtgagaacatgtggtattttactttctaagttacttcacttaagataatggcctccatttccatccatgttgctttctttctttttgtggctgaatagtattcaatTACCCTTAAAAAGTGAATGTAAATTTGCCATTATGGCTATGAGGAAGTAAATATAGTGAATTTTGACAAACTTAGCATTTTTGTGATAAAGAGTTGCATCATTTTGATGGCAAGTAACTATTGAAAAATGGCATTTTGTAGGTATTTAAGTCAAGCAGAATGTAGTGGAAAGAATTCTAGATAAAATTGGGAGACCTGGAATTTATTTGTCATTCTCTAGCTACATAAACTTTGGCACATCAAAAATTCAGTTTGTTATTTAagtttcctaatctataaaagGTGTTATTTTCTGTCTAAAATAATCGTTGTTACTATCAAAAGAAAGTTATCTCCTGCACATAACaggtataaatatattttaaattacaaaataatgttAAACCACAAAACTTTCTTCCCTGATGTATTAAAAGTTATATGTATGTAGAAGTCAGCAGAATCAGTTTACCATTCAGCTGTCAATGAATTATAAAAGTGATTATGCTGACTCCTACATACGTAGTATGTATGGGTGGTCAAGGTCCTCCCTCTAGGACTTGAACATAGGAAGtctgaggaaataaaaacaaaaaagtaagcaCACATGGAAAATCCTTAAGTAATGGAAGTAGATAGGTATAGGTAAACTTTTACACGTAATGTGCCTTTTAAGTTGAATACAGAGAAAAGTGTCTTAACATTTTAGCTGAAATATAACCTCAGcaaataataaattaacaaaagaaacctaattgatatatttttattatttcaggaaACAGCAGGGGAATATATCGGGAAAAGTTAGATGTTCTTTATAAATCATGGAcacgaaaattaaaaataaaaatttttgagtatgtgtgcatgcatgtttcTACCGCTTTCTATGAAGAAGATAACCACAGATAATATTTatcattgctgctgctgctgcttattGTTACATGAAATATGTGTATCATCAaagtttttaaagactttttgatgttcatacaaatacataaattttgttttgagatgattAAGCAACTATTTGATAGGAAATTTAGTTTTCATGTCTGGAGATTCTAGGTAAGGCTGCACTGTTTGACAACTataagaaatttattatctcacctTGAAGTACCCCTTTATCTTATCTCAAAGGTAAAATGTGCAATatagttgaaaaaaaattatacatgacCTTTTACAATATAGTCCATGATGTTTTCCATCAAAATTCCAGCCacatctctttccttcttcctcaaaCAACACCGTAATCAATTAGAAAACTTATTTTGCAGTCCTCAAATGCAACATGCCCTTACATGTTACCCAGCCTTTATATGTGCTTTTGCTTACACTTATCTCTACCAGGTGAATGGCGAATGGAGAGCTGCAGTGAAAACGATTTATTCTTCAAAGCTTCCCTGATTTCTAGTTCCCATGCTGTGTTACCATCTTTCATCTTTGTGTTCTAGAAACATTGTATACATAATTCATTTACCTATATCACATATATGACAACCacctttttcatatattttcttttgatagaCTGCTGACTCCATGGGCGGAAGCCATGAAATTTTAATTAATGTCTTAAGGTAACCCCTTCTAGATGCTTGGTAATGggaaattaataattaaaatttttcaataacttttcaatatttatttcactGGTTCAGAATTAATGTTCTTTACTTATAACAAACACATTAAATGACATATTGATGACTTGGTTTTGATGTGCTCACTTCTTATTTAGGCGAAAATAGGAAGGACAGTTTTAACGTAAATTGCAATCTAGTCAATTAAGTGTCCAACTTTTCCAAGCAGACTAATAAATTTTATCTTGGCATGCCCAAACTTTTTTTTCATCTCATACCAATAAGAAATATATCTTATAtaacacatacatatgtaacagaaataaaagcatgGAAAACACTAGCCTTATATCAGAAAATGCCATCTAAAATGTTATATTCTAAAGTTCATTATATTCTAtgccactttatttttaaaatgcttatctTGACTTTAATTTTGAAACATATTATTTGAACTTACTTGGGTAAAgggtgttcctatttcttctcCAAGTGGGTTTGGGCAGCAACAGAATATAGGGTTTTGACAGTAACTCTGTCCCATAGGATCTTATTTAGGAGAATGATGCAAgtaaaatgatcagaaaaaaatagttaatgaCCCAAGGGATTCCAAAGCAGGCTACAGGTAAATTAACATTGTTCTCAGGCTTTGAGGAGCCAAAGATCTATAGCTCTGTCTTAGCATGACATTATTGCTCTAATGTTCTTATTTTTGGAACGctatttatttatcaataattttattattaatagtgctatttattcatatttaactTGTTCATATTGTTGTTCttgttgcttatttatttatattctttccgTTTTGTTGTTTCTTAGTGATaacatttagatttatttttaaaagaaatataaaattttccttGCAAAAATTTTTACAACACATCTTCCTAAGAACTAATTTGCAACTCCCAATAATCTATTCTAGAATAATTTAAGACATGATACTCTTTATTTGGCTTACTCTTTGAAGTGCTCATGaaatatttgtgtcttttttacgGATGTTGCTAACTGTTATCACCTAATTTCTATAGTTCCCTGGTCTATAGAGTagcctttcagatttttttttagccAATCTGTGGCCATAGCAAGAGAAGAACATTATTATAATACTTATTACAGAACAATGCATCTGTTAGGAACTGAATTGTATCTCTCacaattcatatattgaagcgtTAACTCccagtgtgatgatatttggagacaACAACTCTGGGAGAAAATTAAGATTAGATAAAGTTATAAGGGAGGgggttagtgcccttataagagacACAAAAGTGTatgctcactcactcactctccctctttctttctttcttttttttttctctctctcctctatgCTCACAAACAGGAggtcatgtgagcacacagcaagGTGGTGGCTGCCTACAAGCCAGGAAAAGAGACCTAACTAGAAACtgaatgagaaagaatcttgaTCTGGGACTTCTTGTCTCCAGAACggtcagaaaataaatttctgtcatttagaCCACACCGTCtaagttgtgggtttttttttgttgttgtttgcttgttttttactGTAGCCTCAGTTGAATAAGAGAGCATCtctgaaaaagcaaaataatccTCTACAATGAGAAAGGCTTTGTTGGGGGAGGGTGGTAGAGAAGAGGATGAGTGGAAAGCAATTACAAAACtactttttttccctccaaatatAGTGTATTTTCTGCTATCTGAGGATGAAGATAGACAAGATTCCCCAAATATGTCTTTTATAGATTTCAAATAGGAAGTGAAAATCACAATTGAGTTTACACATAGTCAgctgaaaatacataaatgagaaGGCCAATAAGACATTTGATACAAACACTGGGATCCAGTCATTAGCTGATCCCTTAGCTAGCTGAGCAGAAAATCCCAGTGACCACACActacaggaaatacagattttaCAGAATTAGTCCAAAAAGTTGCTAAGAAAACAAATGgccacaataaaaattataactataAAAAGTGCTGGGCAAAACCAACAAACccagagtgtgtgtatgtgcgtgagagtgtatgtgtttgtgtgtgtatgtgtgtaaggtCTGATTGCTATAGTTGATACTGATGTAAAATGTCCAGGTTTGACAAAAATTAGGAACAAAGAATTAGGAAATTAAGTTccgttgatgagaaaaaaaaagcaatcaataGAAACTTTTCACTGAGCATCCTTGCTGTAGGTCTTTCtatacaaaaactttaaaatctctgttatatacatattaaagaaaacaagagagtCCACACACAAGAATTTAAAGGATGAAAACAATATCTTaccaaatgggaaaaaatttaaatacatactttttaaagaaccagatggaatatttggagataaaaatacaataactgaaatgaaaaatgtacTAGTTAGCCCAAACAGAATAGTGAGAAAGCTGAAGACAGAATTAGTAAAATtgaaaataggtaaataaaacTTGTCTGTTctagaaaacagagaagaagaaTATTACAGAAAAATGATTAAAGTCCTGGTGACTTCTGGGGCACCAGAAAGTGGTACCAATAAAGTGTGCCATATCAAGTGTACCAGTAAAAAAAAGGTGGGAGtcccaaaaggaaggaagggagagaaaggggaaaatacTTGAAGAATAAATTACTGAAAACTTctccaattgaaaaaaaaaaaaaacaattagcatGTGGATCTAAGGGACTCAACCAAACTTGAGTTAGATTAACACCAAGAAACCTTTAGGCTAATCAAAGTCAAAGTGTTGAGAGTCAAAGACAGCAAAAAATCTTGAAAGTTGTTGGTTGATTCTATAGAAAATCACAAGTTTAACAGATGACTTCTTACAAGGAAAACATGGAATGTAATGGGATGACATGTCCAAACTGCTATAAGAAAACAATTGTCTACAGGGACTACTATATCCAGGcaaattatatttcaga encodes:
- the LOC105471018 gene encoding olfactory receptor 8U9, whose product is MTQINCTQVTEFILVGLTDRQELKTPLFVLFLSIYLFTVVGNLGLMLLIRTDEKLNTPMYFFLSNLAFVDFCYSSVITPKMLGNFLYKQNIISFNACAAQLGCFLAFMTAECLLLASMAYDRYVAICNPLMYMVVMSPRICIQLVAAPYSYSILVALFHTILTFHLSYCHSNIVNHFYCDDMPLLRLTCSDTSSKQLWIFACAGIMFISSLLIVFVSYMFIISAILRMHSAEGRQKSFSTCGSHMLAVTIFYGTLIFMYLQPNSNHALDTDKMASVFYTVVIPMLNPLIYSLRNKEVKEALKKVIINKTQTFVFIKLRK